In a genomic window of Lacrimispora sp. BS-2:
- a CDS encoding PHP domain-containing protein produces MKDRIYLLPEAGRFYKANLHSHTVISDGKMTPEEAKENYKKHGYQIMAFTDHRIYRNHEELNDEEFLALAAVEVDINEISPDRLRPEDKTYHINLYDTKPGYERARKEQGICPECKYGDFDYINGYLEEMKKLGFLPCYNHPYWSLQNYNDYKGLNGLFAMEIYNYGCEHDGLYGYNPQAYDEMLRLGKQLWCLATDDNHNGHPFDNPLCDSFGGFNMIKAESLSYDAVINGLVKGHFYSSMGPEIKELYVEGKELVVKTGPVQAICGITDTTRSCRRAAVQGEPLTEARFLLQGNETYIRVECKDEKGLFACSNAYFLSNLE; encoded by the coding sequence TTGAAAGACAGAATTTATTTATTGCCGGAGGCCGGAAGGTTTTATAAAGCAAACCTTCACAGCCATACGGTCATATCAGATGGAAAAATGACGCCGGAAGAGGCCAAGGAAAACTATAAGAAGCATGGGTATCAGATTATGGCCTTTACGGATCACAGGATCTACCGGAACCATGAAGAATTAAACGATGAGGAATTCCTGGCCCTTGCTGCTGTAGAGGTGGACATCAATGAGATAAGCCCGGACAGACTGCGTCCGGAAGATAAGACGTATCATATTAATTTGTACGATACGAAGCCCGGATATGAGCGGGCCAGAAAAGAACAGGGAATCTGCCCGGAATGCAAGTATGGGGACTTTGATTATATTAACGGATATCTGGAAGAGATGAAAAAACTGGGGTTTCTCCCCTGCTATAACCATCCTTACTGGTCCCTGCAGAACTACAACGATTATAAAGGCCTAAACGGGCTTTTTGCCATGGAAATCTATAATTACGGCTGTGAGCATGACGGACTGTACGGTTATAATCCTCAGGCCTATGATGAAATGCTTCGCCTGGGCAAACAGCTGTGGTGCCTGGCAACAGACGATAATCACAACGGCCATCCGTTTGATAATCCTCTGTGCGATTCTTTTGGAGGCTTTAACATGATAAAGGCGGAAAGCCTAAGCTATGACGCAGTTATAAATGGGCTGGTAAAAGGCCATTTCTACAGCTCCATGGGGCCGGAGATAAAAGAGCTTTATGTGGAGGGCAAAGAGCTGGTGGTAAAGACCGGGCCGGTTCAGGCTATCTGTGGGATCACGGACACCACCAGATCCTGCCGCAGAGCTGCCGTACAGGGAGAACCCCTTACAGAAGCAAGGTTCCTTCTTCAAGGGAACGAAACCTATATCCGTGTGGAATGTAAGGATGAGAAGGGGCTTTTTGCCTGCAGCAATGCCTATTTTCTTTCCAATCTGGAGTGA
- a CDS encoding OsmC family protein, with translation MLTTFKATAKTLPEGLQVETNSRGFKILLDEPEDLGGTDTAMNPVEALLCALGACQSIVAKAFAAAHNITFEEFHVELEGDLDPDGFMGLADVRNGFQEIRFVMHFKTNEPKEKIEEFAKFIENTCPVGDCLSNGVKLVLSGVAID, from the coding sequence ATGTTGACGACTTTTAAAGCAACAGCTAAAACATTACCTGAAGGCTTACAGGTAGAAACAAATTCAAGAGGTTTTAAAATCCTTCTTGACGAGCCGGAAGATCTGGGTGGTACGGATACTGCTATGAACCCTGTGGAAGCCCTGTTATGTGCTCTGGGCGCATGCCAGTCCATCGTAGCAAAAGCATTTGCGGCTGCCCACAATATTACTTTTGAGGAATTCCATGTTGAGCTGGAAGGGGATCTTGATCCGGATGGATTTATGGGACTGGCAGATGTAAGAAATGGTTTTCAGGAGATTCGTTTTGTAATGCACTTTAAAACAAACGAACCAAAAGAAAAAATAGAAGAGTTTGCAAAATTTATTGAGAATACCTGCCCTGTAGGTGATTGCTTATCTAACGGTGTAAAATTAGTTTTATCCGGTGTGGCAATTGATTAA
- the lpdA gene encoding dihydrolipoyl dehydrogenase, translating into MLIKMSIIPGGKMGKVGKINVKTGDKIAAGDILVQVETAKGNRQIKAASDGTVCKILCEEGMDIASNADMFEIAEDSADKEATAANCDCASQGAAKEATADLLIIGAGPGGYVAAIYAAKNGLKVTLVEQSALGGTCLNVGCIPTKALVKSAEVCHNVMNASVFGIEAGGPISVNMKQVIDRKDKIKDRLVSGIDFLMKKNEINVISGQASFMDKNTITIKGQENYIIKAQNIIVATGSKISNIAIPGIELPFVLNSTTALSDCKLPKSITIIGGGVIGMEFAFIYKNFGVDVHVIEFMDRLLTMVDSDISKELQDMAEESNIHIHTGSKVKKIQSSIDGMAVVTYENNAGEHLVVSEKVLVAIGREPNLDGLSIEKSGVLLNENGRGIQVDHSMRTNIDNIYAIGDVTNIIQLAHVASHQGIIAIDNILGKHKEMNYSAVPNVIFTSPEIASVGMGEDEAKIKGIDMEISKFSFAGNGKALTMNEARGFIKLIKNKVTGKIIGGSVIGADASSLISSLTLGIANGFTEKEITETIFPHPTTSETIHEAALDFGIGALHQ; encoded by the coding sequence ATGCTTATTAAAATGTCAATAATTCCTGGTGGAAAAATGGGCAAGGTAGGTAAAATCAATGTGAAAACAGGCGATAAGATCGCTGCCGGTGATATACTTGTGCAAGTTGAAACAGCCAAAGGAAACCGCCAGATTAAAGCCGCATCAGATGGAACTGTTTGTAAAATATTATGTGAAGAGGGCATGGACATTGCATCAAATGCTGATATGTTTGAGATCGCTGAGGATTCTGCAGATAAAGAAGCCACGGCAGCAAATTGTGATTGCGCCTCACAGGGAGCCGCTAAAGAAGCGACTGCCGATTTACTTATAATAGGTGCTGGTCCCGGCGGATATGTAGCCGCTATTTATGCTGCTAAAAACGGCTTAAAAGTTACTCTGGTTGAGCAATCAGCATTAGGCGGCACCTGTCTTAATGTGGGCTGCATTCCTACAAAAGCCCTTGTTAAGTCTGCAGAAGTCTGCCACAATGTAATGAATGCGTCAGTCTTTGGGATTGAGGCAGGGGGCCCGATTTCAGTAAATATGAAACAGGTAATTGACCGCAAGGATAAGATAAAAGACAGACTTGTTTCCGGAATTGATTTTCTTATGAAAAAAAATGAAATCAATGTAATTTCCGGCCAGGCATCATTTATGGATAAAAACACAATAACAATAAAAGGCCAGGAAAATTATATCATAAAGGCACAAAATATTATTGTAGCAACAGGTTCAAAAATTTCAAACATTGCCATTCCGGGTATCGAACTTCCTTTTGTTCTGAACAGCACAACAGCGTTATCTGATTGTAAGCTTCCTAAATCCATAACCATTATTGGCGGTGGCGTAATCGGAATGGAATTTGCATTTATTTATAAAAACTTCGGTGTTGATGTCCATGTGATTGAATTTATGGACCGGCTGCTGACCATGGTCGACAGTGATATTTCAAAGGAGCTGCAGGATATGGCAGAAGAAAGTAACATTCACATTCACACCGGTTCAAAGGTCAAGAAAATTCAAAGTTCCATCGATGGTATGGCAGTTGTTACCTATGAAAACAATGCCGGGGAACATTTAGTGGTAAGTGAAAAGGTATTGGTGGCTATTGGCAGAGAGCCTAATCTGGATGGATTATCCATTGAAAAGAGTGGTGTTTTGTTAAACGAAAACGGAAGAGGGATCCAGGTAGATCATTCCATGCGTACAAATATTGACAATATTTATGCAATTGGAGATGTGACAAATATCATTCAACTGGCTCACGTAGCTTCCCATCAGGGGATTATTGCTATTGATAATATATTAGGAAAGCATAAAGAAATGAATTATTCAGCAGTCCCTAATGTAATATTTACTTCACCGGAAATCGCAAGTGTGGGCATGGGGGAAGACGAAGCAAAAATCAAAGGCATTGACATGGAAATAAGTAAATTTTCCTTTGCCGGAAACGGAAAAGCTTTGACCATGAATGAGGCGCGGGGGTTTATAAAACTGATCAAAAACAAGGTGACGGGAAAAATAATAGGCGGGTCAGTAATAGGCGCCGATGCTTCTTCTTTAATCAGCTCATTGACACTAGGGATTGCCAATGGATTTACTGAAAAAGAAATCACTGAAACCATATTCCCACACCCTACTACCAGTGAAACCATTCATGAAGCCGCACTGGATTTTGGAATTGGAGCCTTGCATCAATAA
- a CDS encoding lipoate--protein ligase yields the protein MKKIVISEEFDPCFNIAAEHQLFLSSQEDIHLFLWQNDSSVIIGRNQNLYAECNLGYLREHNVKAVRRFSGGGAVYHDKGNVNFTFITKEASAGQDHFIKLIQSAMQRLGIDCEFSGRNDLLFKDRKFSGHAYYTDGDNYMYHGTVMVNVNFEQLENALTPSKIKLKSKGVESVRSRVINLSEINSEITAQSVIQAFIETFECKNIEYINKNNFQPPLEKILSSDNWMFAQSPKFDVELERNYSFGNMSVYISIADDMIQNVKISTDSLKLYDFKACEKELYQTHYNEQAVWDCIERYLSNHLEFS from the coding sequence ATGAAAAAAATAGTAATATCCGAAGAATTTGATCCCTGTTTTAATATAGCTGCAGAGCATCAGCTGTTTTTATCCTCCCAGGAAGATATCCATCTGTTTTTATGGCAAAACGATTCTTCTGTCATTATAGGAAGGAACCAGAACCTGTATGCAGAATGCAATCTGGGTTACTTAAGGGAACATAACGTAAAAGCAGTCCGCAGGTTTTCCGGGGGCGGTGCGGTGTACCATGATAAAGGCAATGTTAATTTTACTTTTATTACAAAAGAGGCATCAGCCGGCCAGGATCACTTTATCAAGCTCATACAGTCTGCAATGCAGCGGCTTGGGATCGACTGCGAATTTAGCGGCAGAAATGATTTATTATTCAAAGACCGAAAATTTTCCGGTCATGCATATTATACGGACGGCGATAATTACATGTATCATGGTACGGTTATGGTCAATGTAAATTTTGAGCAGTTGGAAAATGCCCTTACACCGTCAAAAATAAAGTTAAAGTCCAAAGGGGTGGAATCCGTAAGGAGCAGAGTCATAAATCTATCAGAAATAAACAGTGAAATCACTGCACAGTCAGTTATTCAGGCATTTATTGAGACCTTTGAATGCAAAAATATTGAATATATTAATAAAAATAATTTCCAGCCGCCATTAGAGAAAATCCTCTCCTCTGACAATTGGATGTTTGCCCAGTCACCTAAATTTGATGTGGAGCTGGAACGTAACTATTCATTTGGAAATATGTCTGTGTATATCTCAATCGCTGATGACATGATTCAAAATGTAAAAATAAGCACTGACAGCCTGAAGCTTTATGATTTTAAAGCCTGTGAAAAGGAACTGTATCAAACCCACTATAATGAACAGGCGGTATGGGACTGTATAGAGAGGTACCTCTCGAATCATCTTGAATTTTCATAA
- a CDS encoding MarR family transcriptional regulator: MFNLDDCIAFVTCKGAKDLADSLEKRLNNFNITRSQWIALYYIKNNNMITQKQLADKMSLKEPSVVRLIDKMERYGWVNRISSNDDKRMKFLILTDSGKEIETAMLDVAEKFKSDVLNGISFEDLDVFKSTLNKMLENIEDDSK, from the coding sequence ATGTTTAATTTAGATGATTGTATTGCTTTTGTTACTTGTAAAGGTGCAAAGGATTTAGCAGATTCTTTAGAAAAGAGGCTGAATAATTTTAATATAACAAGAAGCCAATGGATTGCATTATATTATATCAAAAATAATAATATGATCACCCAAAAGCAGTTGGCCGATAAAATGTCTCTAAAAGAACCTAGTGTTGTAAGGTTAATAGATAAAATGGAAAGGTATGGCTGGGTCAACCGCATCAGCAGCAACGATGACAAAAGAATGAAATTTTTAATTTTAACCGATAGCGGCAAAGAAATTGAAACAGCCATGCTGGATGTTGCAGAAAAATTTAAATCTGATGTGCTTAACGGCATATCTTTTGAAGACCTGGATGTATTTAAATCAACACTTAACAAAATGCTTGAAAATATTGAGGATGACAGCAAATAA
- a CDS encoding TM1266 family iron-only hydrogenase system putative regulator produces the protein METRIAVIGIVVEEEESVELLNEILHEYREYIIGRMGIPYPKKQVSIISIAVDAPQSIISALTGKIGKLKGVSSKTAYQGVKS, from the coding sequence ATGGAAACGAGAATTGCCGTAATCGGTATTGTTGTAGAGGAGGAAGAATCTGTGGAACTGCTCAATGAAATCCTTCATGAATACCGGGAGTATATCATCGGCCGCATGGGAATCCCCTATCCGAAAAAGCAGGTAAGCATCATAAGCATTGCTGTGGATGCGCCTCAGAGCATCATTTCCGCACTGACCGGAAAGATCGGGAAATTAAAGGGAGTCAGCTCCAAGACGGCCTATCAGGGAGTGAAGAGTTAA
- the hydG gene encoding [FeFe] hydrogenase H-cluster radical SAM maturase HydG: protein MYDPKSLKAEEFISHEEILETLDYAEKNKTNVELIDQIIAKARLKKGLTHREASVLLACDIPEKIQEIYDLAEQIKKDFYGSRIVMFAPLYLSNYCVNGCTYCPYHLKNKHIARKKLTLEEVEKEVIALQDMGHKRLAIEAGEDPVNNPIEYILDCVKTIYSIKHKNGAIRRVNINIAATTVENYRKLKEAEIGTYILFQETYHKESYENLHPTGPKHDYAYHTEAMDRAMEGGIDDVGLGVLFGLELYQYEFAGLLMHAEHLEAAHGVGPHTISLPRIKKADDIDPNAFDNGIDDEIFAKLCALIRISVPYTGMIVSTRESQKVREQVIRLGVSQISGGSRTSVGGYQEEVRPTDTEQFDVSDQRTLDEVVHWLMDMGYIPSFCTACYREGRTGDRFMSLCKSGQIQNCCQPNALMTLKEYLMDYASEDTKKVGEALIAAELNHIPKEKVRVICEDHLKNIEKGIRDFRF, encoded by the coding sequence ATGTATGATCCGAAATCGCTGAAAGCAGAGGAATTCATTTCCCACGAAGAAATTCTTGAAACTCTTGATTATGCGGAGAAAAACAAAACCAATGTAGAACTGATTGACCAGATTATTGCAAAGGCAAGGCTGAAAAAAGGCCTGACCCATCGGGAGGCATCTGTCCTCTTAGCCTGTGATATTCCGGAAAAAATACAGGAAATCTATGATCTGGCAGAACAGATCAAAAAGGATTTCTACGGAAGCCGCATCGTTATGTTTGCCCCTCTCTATCTTTCTAATTACTGTGTAAATGGCTGTACCTACTGTCCATACCACTTAAAAAACAAGCACATTGCCAGGAAAAAGCTGACACTGGAAGAAGTGGAAAAAGAAGTCATCGCCCTTCAGGACATGGGCCATAAGCGGCTTGCCATTGAAGCAGGTGAAGATCCTGTGAACAATCCCATCGAATACATCCTGGATTGCGTTAAAACCATATATTCCATCAAACATAAAAACGGCGCCATCCGCCGGGTCAATATAAACATTGCGGCAACTACGGTAGAAAATTACCGGAAGCTGAAAGAGGCAGAGATCGGGACCTATATTCTCTTTCAGGAAACCTACCACAAGGAAAGCTATGAAAATCTTCATCCAACAGGACCCAAGCACGACTATGCCTACCATACTGAAGCCATGGACCGGGCCATGGAGGGCGGGATTGACGATGTAGGCCTTGGTGTCCTTTTTGGCCTGGAGCTGTACCAGTATGAATTTGCAGGACTTTTAATGCATGCAGAGCATCTGGAGGCGGCCCATGGTGTAGGACCTCATACCATTAGCCTTCCCCGTATCAAGAAAGCCGATGACATTGACCCCAATGCCTTTGACAATGGGATCGATGATGAGATATTTGCAAAGCTTTGTGCTTTGATCCGGATTTCGGTTCCTTATACCGGAATGATCGTTTCCACCAGAGAAAGCCAGAAGGTAAGAGAACAGGTGATCCGTTTGGGGGTATCCCAGATCAGCGGCGGTTCCAGAACCAGTGTTGGCGGTTACCAGGAGGAGGTCCGTCCTACAGATACAGAGCAGTTTGACGTATCGGACCAGCGTACCCTTGATGAAGTGGTCCATTGGCTCATGGATATGGGCTATATTCCTTCTTTCTGTACGGCCTGCTACCGGGAAGGGCGTACGGGAGACCGTTTTATGAGCCTTTGCAAAAGCGGTCAGATCCAGAACTGCTGTCAGCCCAATGCCCTGATGACATTAAAAGAATATTTGATGGATTACGCTTCCGAAGATACAAAAAAAGTCGGTGAGGCCCTGATCGCAGCGGAGCTGAATCATATTCCAAAGGAAAAGGTGCGTGTGATCTGTGAAGACCATTTGAAGAATATAGAAAAAGGAATCAGGGATTTCCGTTTCTGA
- the hydF gene encoding [FeFe] hydrogenase H-cluster maturation GTPase HydF, with protein sequence MGLNETPSSERVHIGFFGRRNAGKSSVVNAVTGQELSVVSEVKGTTTDPVFKSMELLPMGPVVIIDTPGFDDEGALGEMRVRKTKQILNRADCAVLVVDGAVGKTKTDEELILLFKKKKIPYVVAYNKCDLTGSQNYDDGLSVSASEGLFIHELKERIGSLVNTGDTKMRIVGDLLNPYDLVVLVIPIDKAAPKGRLILPQQQVIRDILEAGAISVAVRETELKETLERLGTRPALVITDSQVFGQVSKDVPEEILLTSFSILLARYKGFLADAVKGVAAIGDLKDGDKILISEGCTHHRQCDDIGTVKLPRWLLQYTGKELLIETSSGREFPEDLSAYKLIIHCGGCMLNEREMDFRRKCASDAGVPFTNYGIGIAYMKGILKRSLKPLPHLEELLH encoded by the coding sequence ATGGGACTTAATGAAACACCATCCTCTGAGCGGGTGCATATTGGCTTTTTTGGCCGCCGCAATGCAGGGAAATCAAGCGTTGTCAATGCAGTGACAGGGCAGGAACTGTCCGTTGTATCGGAAGTAAAAGGAACTACTACGGATCCTGTTTTCAAATCCATGGAGCTTCTTCCCATGGGACCGGTGGTCATCATTGATACGCCGGGCTTTGACGATGAGGGCGCTCTGGGAGAGATGCGGGTAAGGAAGACAAAGCAGATCTTAAACCGGGCTGATTGTGCGGTCTTAGTTGTGGATGGGGCCGTTGGGAAGACAAAAACCGATGAAGAACTGATCCTTTTGTTTAAGAAAAAAAAGATTCCCTATGTAGTTGCTTATAATAAATGTGATCTGACGGGATCCCAGAACTATGACGACGGACTTTCTGTCAGCGCGTCGGAAGGCCTGTTCATTCACGAATTAAAAGAACGGATCGGCAGTCTTGTAAATACCGGGGATACAAAAATGAGGATCGTAGGAGATTTACTGAATCCATATGATCTGGTTGTTCTGGTGATCCCCATTGACAAGGCGGCGCCCAAAGGCCGTCTTATCCTGCCTCAGCAGCAGGTGATCCGGGATATTTTAGAGGCCGGTGCCATATCCGTGGCAGTGCGTGAAACGGAATTAAAGGAAACCTTAGAAAGGCTGGGAACCAGGCCTGCCCTTGTCATTACGGACAGCCAGGTCTTTGGACAGGTAAGCAAGGATGTGCCGGAAGAGATCCTTCTCACCTCCTTTTCCATCCTGCTGGCCAGGTATAAGGGCTTTTTGGCGGATGCCGTGAAGGGAGTGGCAGCCATCGGCGATTTAAAAGATGGGGATAAAATCCTGATTTCCGAGGGCTGTACCCATCACAGGCAGTGCGATGACATTGGAACCGTAAAGCTTCCCCGCTGGCTTTTGCAGTATACGGGGAAAGAGCTTTTGATAGAAACTTCCTCCGGACGGGAATTTCCGGAAGACTTGTCAGCCTATAAGCTGATCATCCACTGCGGCGGCTGTATGCTTAATGAAAGGGAGATGGATTTCCGCAGAAAGTGTGCGTCAGATGCAGGTGTGCCATTTACTAATTATGGAATTGGGATCGCTTATATGAAGGGGATTTTAAAAAGGAGCTTAAAGCCGCTTCCTCATTTGGAAGAACTGCTGCATTAA
- a CDS encoding sodium ion-translocating decarboxylase subunit beta, which translates to MSFLLSGLTSVTVPQLIMYLVGFLLIYLAVKKGYEPSLLLPMGFGAILVNLPMSGVIDQTLPGIGNTHGIIQWLFESGIEASEALPLLLFIGIGAMIDFGPLLSNPIMMLFGAAAQFGIFLTISVAVLLGFNLSDAASIGIIGAADGPTSILVSQILKSNYIGPIAVAAYSYMALVPLVQPFAIKLVTTKKERLIRMPYNPMTVSKRMRILFPIAVTMIAGFVAPQSVSLVGFLMFGNLLRECGVLNSLSDAAQNILANLITLLLGITVSFSMRAEAFVTWQTLIILGLGLVAFVFDTIGGVLFAKFINLFRKNKINPMIGAAGISAFPMSARVVQKLSIKEDPTNHLLMHAIGANVSGQIASVLAGGIILNLLTTLL; encoded by the coding sequence ATGAGCTTTTTGTTGTCAGGTCTTACCTCTGTTACCGTTCCACAGCTAATCATGTATCTTGTCGGTTTTTTGCTGATCTATCTTGCTGTCAAAAAAGGGTACGAGCCGTCGCTCCTTCTTCCCATGGGATTTGGGGCCATACTGGTCAACCTGCCCATGTCCGGCGTGATCGATCAGACTCTTCCCGGCATAGGAAATACCCATGGCATTATCCAGTGGCTGTTTGAATCAGGGATCGAAGCCTCGGAAGCCCTGCCTCTTCTCCTGTTTATCGGGATCGGGGCCATGATTGATTTTGGGCCTCTGTTATCCAATCCCATTATGATGCTGTTTGGTGCAGCCGCCCAGTTTGGTATTTTTTTAACGATTTCCGTGGCTGTTTTGCTTGGGTTTAACCTTTCTGACGCAGCCTCCATAGGTATTATCGGTGCTGCCGACGGCCCCACCTCTATCCTGGTATCCCAGATACTTAAATCAAATTACATCGGACCGATTGCAGTAGCGGCTTATTCCTACATGGCTCTGGTCCCCCTGGTCCAGCCTTTTGCCATTAAGCTGGTTACCACTAAAAAAGAACGGCTGATCCGGATGCCTTATAATCCCATGACAGTTTCTAAGAGAATGCGGATCCTGTTTCCTATTGCAGTGACCATGATTGCCGGATTTGTGGCTCCTCAGTCTGTTTCTCTGGTAGGTTTTCTGATGTTTGGAAATCTGCTCAGAGAATGCGGCGTGCTGAACAGCTTATCAGATGCGGCACAGAATATTCTTGCAAATTTGATCACCCTGCTTTTGGGAATCACTGTTTCGTTCAGCATGAGGGCAGAAGCGTTCGTTACCTGGCAGACCCTTATAATTCTGGGTCTTGGCCTTGTTGCTTTTGTGTTTGACACCATTGGAGGAGTGCTGTTTGCCAAGTTCATCAACCTGTTTAGAAAGAATAAGATCAATCCCATGATCGGCGCAGCCGGTATTTCCGCTTTCCCCATGTCGGCCCGTGTTGTACAGAAGCTGTCCATCAAGGAAGACCCCACCAATCATCTGCTGATGCATGCCATTGGGGCCAATGTTTCCGGGCAGATTGCCTCTGTATTGGCAGGCGGAATTATTTTAAACCTTTTAACCACATTATTATGA
- a CDS encoding MATE family efflux transporter: MEQSVLKNYAKYVSLNILGMIGLSCYILADTFFVSKALGAAGLAALNFSIGIYSLIHGTGLMIGMGGATRYSILKSQNEGKRINTIFTASLKLGILTGVLFAITGVLGSGPLAVLLGADAATLPLTKAYLSTILYFAPFFILNNIMLAFVRNDNNPKLSMMAMLAGSLSNIILDYIFMFPLGMGMFGAAFATGLAPVISLVVLSAHFIRGKSGLRWLRSRIQWKAVHDILGLGLAAFITEVSSAIVLITFNLVILELEGNLGVASYGIVANIALVGISVFTGIAQGIQPLVSKAYGSGNGIIIKKLLQYAVVTSLAIATAIYFLVFICSDQMINVFNSEQNAAIARLAREGLKIYFAGFFFAGINIIVCMYLSAVERGMNAFIVSVARGCVVLVPMVLMLSRIWGMTGVWMAFVMTEGLVSVLGMILMFWKKGSGILRP, encoded by the coding sequence ATGGAACAATCTGTCTTAAAAAACTACGCCAAATATGTGAGCCTTAATATTCTGGGAATGATCGGGCTTTCCTGCTATATACTGGCAGATACCTTTTTTGTATCAAAGGCACTGGGCGCTGCAGGCTTGGCGGCACTGAATTTTTCGATTGGGATTTACAGCCTGATTCATGGTACCGGATTGATGATCGGTATGGGAGGTGCCACCCGTTACAGCATTCTGAAATCCCAGAATGAGGGAAAACGGATAAATACCATTTTTACCGCCAGTTTAAAACTGGGAATTCTGACAGGAGTGCTGTTTGCAATCACAGGAGTCCTGGGTTCCGGGCCTCTGGCTGTATTATTGGGAGCGGACGCAGCTACACTGCCTCTGACTAAGGCGTATTTAAGCACCATACTCTACTTTGCGCCTTTTTTTATCCTGAATAATATCATGCTGGCATTTGTAAGAAATGACAATAATCCTAAGTTGTCGATGATGGCGATGCTGGCAGGAAGCCTTTCCAATATAATTTTGGACTATATATTTATGTTTCCGTTGGGAATGGGGATGTTCGGTGCAGCCTTTGCCACAGGCCTGGCACCCGTCATCAGTCTTGTGGTTTTATCTGCCCACTTTATAAGAGGTAAAAGCGGTCTCCGGTGGTTACGAAGCAGAATTCAGTGGAAGGCTGTCCATGATATCCTTGGTCTTGGTCTGGCTGCATTTATTACAGAGGTATCTTCGGCTATTGTCTTGATTACCTTTAATTTAGTCATTCTGGAACTGGAGGGAAACTTAGGTGTTGCATCTTACGGGATTGTGGCCAATATAGCACTGGTAGGAATCTCAGTTTTTACTGGAATTGCACAGGGAATACAGCCGCTGGTCAGCAAAGCTTATGGCTCAGGGAACGGTATTATCATAAAAAAACTGCTTCAATATGCGGTTGTCACCTCCCTGGCAATAGCGACAGCAATTTATTTTCTGGTATTTATCTGTTCGGATCAAATGATCAATGTGTTCAACAGTGAGCAGAATGCCGCAATAGCACGTCTTGCCAGGGAGGGGCTTAAGATCTACTTTGCCGGTTTTTTCTTTGCGGGAATCAATATTATTGTATGCATGTATTTAAGTGCTGTCGAGCGTGGGATGAATGCCTTTATTGTTTCCGTGGCGCGGGGCTGTGTTGTTCTTGTTCCCATGGTGCTTATGCTGAGCCGGATTTGGGGAATGACGGGGGTATGGATGGCATTTGTTATGACGGAAGGTTTGGTGAGTGTTCTTGGCATGATATTAATGTTTTGGAAAAAGGGGAGTGGTATTCTCCGTCCGTAA
- a CDS encoding adenosylcobinamide-GDP ribazoletransferase: MNLFGSLVIAFSMYSRIPMPQMEWTKERMKYVMCFFPFIGVVMGLLEFAAVLGCNALGFRYFGQILPVVIPILVTGGIHMDGFLDVVDARSSHGDRKKKLEILKDPHTGAFAIIGCGVYLVLYLAAFLEMRPVMIPAYCLTFVVTRALSGLSVVTFPMAKESGLAASFSGAAQKRTVAITMVMYLAAAGWGIWHLGGMLSAAVVLSIALLVYWYYYAMAKREFGGITGDLAGYFLQMCELALVAGLALVSHLVSL, translated from the coding sequence ATGAATCTTTTTGGCAGCTTAGTTATTGCGTTTTCCATGTACTCCCGTATCCCAATGCCCCAGATGGAATGGACAAAAGAGCGGATGAAATATGTCATGTGCTTTTTCCCTTTTATCGGAGTGGTCATGGGTCTGCTGGAATTTGCGGCCGTTCTAGGCTGCAATGCTCTGGGCTTTCGCTATTTCGGACAGATACTTCCGGTAGTGATTCCCATTCTGGTAACAGGAGGCATACACATGGACGGATTTCTGGATGTGGTGGATGCCAGATCCTCCCACGGAGACAGAAAGAAAAAACTTGAGATATTAAAGGATCCCCATACAGGCGCGTTTGCCATCATCGGCTGCGGTGTGTACCTGGTTCTCTATCTGGCTGCCTTTTTGGAAATGCGTCCGGTCATGATACCGGCTTATTGCCTGACATTTGTGGTTACAAGGGCTTTAAGCGGACTGTCTGTTGTTACATTTCCCATGGCTAAGGAAAGCGGGCTGGCAGCCTCCTTTTCCGGAGCTGCCCAGAAGAGAACAGTGGCCATTACCATGGTCATGTACCTGGCAGCGGCGGGATGGGGAATCTGGCATCTGGGAGGAATGCTGTCTGCTGCCGTGGTCCTTTCCATCGCTCTTCTTGTTTACTGGTATTATTATGCCATGGCAAAGCGGGAATTCGGAGGCATTACCGGCGATCTGGCAGGATATTTTCTGCAGATGTGTGAGCTGGCTCTTGTGGCAGGACTGGCCCTTGTTTCCCATCTGGTATCATTATAA